In Deinococcus maricopensis DSM 21211, the sequence TGGCGGGCCGCTGATAACGGACGTTGGCGCTGGCGCCGCTGCCAGCGTAATACTTCCCGGTGCGGACCGTGAGGTCGAAGTGGTCCAGGTGTTCGGCGCTCAGGCGCACGTCGAGGCGCACGCCGCCAGCGAGCGTGACGGTGCACGGCACGCCGGCGGGGTCCTCGGTGTACACGAGGCGGCCATTCACGGTGGGGACACTCACAGGTACCGGCTCAGGGCGGGCACGAGTTCCGCGGCGGTGCGCCCGTTCAGGCGGTCGCCGAGGGCGGTGAGGCTCCACGTGCTGCCGTTGCGGACGAGTTTGACCATCACGAGGCCGGTGTGGCTGCCCTGTTCGCTGAGGTTCAGGCGCGCGATCTCCTGCCCGCTGACCTCGTCGACGACGCGCGCGAACGCGTTGGCGACCTTGTCGAAGGTCTGGCCGCGGAAGGAGTTCACGGTGAAGATCAGCGTGCGGGCCTTCGCGGGGAGGCGGGAGAGGTCCACGAAGATGCGTTCGTCGTCGCCGTCGCCCGCGCCGGTGAGGTTGTCACCGCCGTGGCGGATGGCGCCGCTCTGCCCGGTCAGGTGCCCGAAGTACACCGTCTCGACGTGCTCGCCGACGTCCGTGAACACCACGCATGAGGCGTCCAGGTCGATGCTGCCCCCGCCGCCGCCGAACAGGCCGCGCAGGCCGCCCGCTTTGGCGACGTCCCAGCCCAGGCCCAGGAAGACGCGTGTGAGGCCCGCGCCGCCCTTTTCGAGGCTGATGGTTTGTTGCTTGGTCAGTGAAATGCCCATACGCTCCTCAGGTACGCGCGCTCGCGACGGTT encodes:
- a CDS encoding TerD family protein, with amino-acid sequence MGISLTKQQTISLEKGGAGLTRVFLGLGWDVAKAGGLRGLFGGGGGSIDLDASCVVFTDVGEHVETVYFGHLTGQSGAIRHGGDNLTGAGDGDDERIFVDLSRLPAKARTLIFTVNSFRGQTFDKVANAFARVVDEVSGQEIARLNLSEQGSHTGLVMVKLVRNGSTWSLTALGDRLNGRTAAELVPALSRYL